Proteins from one Bacteroides mediterraneensis genomic window:
- a CDS encoding sulfatase, with amino-acid sequence MIKSNLFLGGALLLAASVNGKNIVKPNIVLINIDDLGWTDLSCNGSTYYETPNVDHLKSLGIWFGNAYAGGANSSPSRACMLTGQNAPRHGVYTVNPPDRGDAKKRKLISFPNRKVLPDGIQILPKALKDAGYTTYHIGKWHVTDSPEKCGFDVNIAGNHAGMPHTYFSPYRNPNLKDGEKGEFLTDRLGDEAVNIIKTADNDNPFFLYYATYAVHVPLQAPEYLVKKYEKKKKTKAHSNPVYAALVESMDRNVGKVLDAIEKSGKSDNTLIIFTSDNGGFYNVSKQWPLRAGKGSFYEGGIRIPLIIYMKGKFEHREISDVNVSQLDFFPTLMELAGVHDNELLLDGKSLLPLLENNDKSQFAERPLFWHFPAYLEGGNKETRDKYFRSRPVSVIRKGDWKLIENYEDNSIELYNIKTDIGEKHDLSESNSVKVQELKTALDEWKKNIGAPCNFKLNPDFQEENVK; translated from the coding sequence ATGATTAAGAGTAATTTGTTTTTGGGAGGAGCTCTTTTGTTGGCTGCTTCTGTAAATGGCAAAAATATAGTTAAACCCAATATTGTACTTATTAATATTGATGATTTGGGATGGACTGATTTGAGCTGTAATGGTAGCACTTATTATGAAACTCCTAATGTGGATCATCTTAAATCTTTGGGAATATGGTTCGGAAATGCCTATGCGGGCGGTGCAAACAGCTCACCAAGCCGTGCCTGTATGCTAACCGGCCAGAATGCGCCACGACATGGAGTTTATACAGTAAACCCACCGGATAGGGGTGATGCTAAAAAAAGAAAGTTGATAAGTTTTCCAAATCGGAAAGTGCTTCCTGACGGAATTCAGATTCTGCCCAAAGCTCTGAAAGATGCCGGATATACTACCTATCATATTGGCAAATGGCATGTCACAGATTCTCCTGAGAAATGTGGTTTTGATGTTAATATTGCTGGAAATCATGCCGGAATGCCTCACACTTATTTCTCGCCTTACCGTAATCCTAATCTTAAAGATGGTGAAAAAGGAGAATTTCTTACAGACAGGTTGGGCGATGAGGCTGTAAACATCATTAAAACAGCCGATAATGACAACCCTTTCTTTTTGTATTATGCCACTTATGCTGTGCATGTACCATTGCAGGCACCGGAATATCTGGTCAAGAAATACGAAAAGAAGAAAAAGACAAAGGCTCATTCCAATCCGGTCTATGCGGCTTTAGTCGAGTCTATGGATAGAAATGTAGGAAAAGTACTTGATGCAATAGAAAAAAGTGGAAAGTCTGATAATACTTTGATAATATTCACATCGGATAACGGTGGTTTTTACAATGTTTCAAAGCAATGGCCTCTCAGGGCAGGTAAAGGCTCTTTTTATGAAGGAGGTATAAGAATTCCGTTGATTATATACATGAAAGGAAAATTCGAGCACAGGGAAATTTCTGATGTAAATGTCTCACAGCTTGATTTCTTCCCTACACTCATGGAACTTGCCGGAGTTCATGACAATGAACTTTTGTTGGATGGCAAAAGTCTTCTTCCTCTTCTGGAGAACAATGATAAATCGCAGTTTGCAGAGCGGCCTCTGTTTTGGCACTTCCCTGCCTATCTGGAAGGTGGAAACAAAGAAACCAGGGACAAGTATTTCAGGTCACGTCCTGTTTCTGTAATAAGGAAAGGTGACTGGAAACTCATAGAGAACTACGAGGATAATAGCATAGAGTTATACAATATAAAGACAGATATAGGTGAAAAGCATGATTTGTCAGAATCAAATTCCGTCAAGGTCCAAGAGCTGAAAACAGCTTTGGATGAATGGAAGAAAAATATTGGTGCTCCTTGCAATTTTAAACTTAATCCTGATTTTCAGGAGGAAAATGTTAAGTAA
- a CDS encoding glycosyl hydrolase, whose protein sequence is MYLNISKTLFLVSSFSMFVSCVENADMEEGFQSPSAEYRPMPFWHVKGDVEKSEIMKQIAEADSAGFGGVTFLPIYGMTPEFLGDEYFSLYGDVLSDLEKRGMKAVLYDDISFPSGTAGGEMERKFPDYTRKRLDRTVYEVNGPRTFTSEVPSGVLMSAVAMNESSKERIDLSKYISDGKLKWKVPQGKWKVMFFNAVKDGTHKKYLVVDLLDSLSMSKFMTLTYDKYEERFKKYFGNLINYSFFDDVGFFRAERTWTPAFNEKFEQLYGYSPVLLYPALWENIGPETESARVALFNTRAELLAEGFPKTVARWADKNGLKSTGHPPGNYNPMPVDMNADIFKFYRYTQMPLMDAIIGYGYGRDGHKLVSSAADYYDRPMVGAEIYGAIKDKVFDADMMFRIAMETFARGANFIVPHGMWYKDKVGIPPLISIHNPKLEGKLPEYSEYIGRMSYILRGGRRVADIALLYPISDLQGFFRFQAEENIRPGHWISGYTNYTRIGDMLTEDIHCDFTFVHPELLLTDKYSISDGKLKLMNTENYQDYEILIMPAQKVMSVETLVKVKEFYDAGGKIIAVGKLPSISSENGRNGELLKLVSEVFGDMSQASYKYGISVNDNFNNGKAVFLPELTNDGLNYALELTKTAKDVILGGFPDLNSSEGCLSYIHKNKEGRDFYFFANSTDRPIDTEVSLRGKMTLELWNPYTGEITPVSDVLYKEKNGQLYSCFNLKLDSIDSVVIVGK, encoded by the coding sequence ATGTATTTGAATATCAGTAAAACTTTATTTCTAGTTTCATCTTTTTCAATGTTCGTTTCTTGTGTGGAAAATGCCGATATGGAAGAAGGATTTCAATCTCCTTCTGCCGAATATCGTCCCATGCCCTTCTGGCATGTTAAAGGTGATGTGGAAAAGTCTGAGATAATGAAGCAGATAGCCGAAGCCGATTCAGCCGGATTTGGTGGAGTAACATTCCTGCCTATTTACGGCATGACTCCTGAGTTTCTTGGCGATGAGTACTTCAGTTTGTACGGCGATGTACTTTCCGACCTTGAAAAGCGCGGAATGAAAGCGGTTCTGTATGATGACATCTCATTCCCAAGCGGTACAGCGGGAGGAGAAATGGAACGTAAGTTTCCTGATTATACACGTAAGCGTCTTGACCGCACTGTGTATGAAGTGAACGGACCACGTACTTTTACTTCCGAAGTCCCGTCAGGGGTACTGATGTCTGCAGTGGCAATGAACGAGTCCTCTAAAGAAAGAATAGATCTTTCTAAGTACATTTCCGATGGTAAACTCAAATGGAAAGTACCTCAAGGAAAATGGAAGGTTATGTTTTTTAATGCCGTGAAGGATGGCACGCATAAAAAATATTTGGTGGTTGACCTTCTGGACTCACTTTCCATGTCGAAATTCATGACACTTACATACGATAAATATGAAGAGCGTTTCAAAAAGTATTTTGGAAATCTGATTAACTACAGTTTTTTCGACGATGTAGGCTTTTTCCGTGCCGAACGTACATGGACACCGGCTTTCAATGAAAAGTTTGAACAGTTGTATGGTTATTCTCCGGTATTATTGTATCCGGCACTTTGGGAAAATATCGGTCCGGAAACAGAATCGGCGCGAGTGGCTTTGTTCAATACCCGAGCAGAACTCCTTGCCGAAGGTTTTCCTAAAACGGTGGCTCGCTGGGCAGACAAGAATGGTTTGAAGTCAACAGGACATCCCCCAGGCAACTACAATCCTATGCCTGTAGATATGAATGCCGACATATTCAAATTTTACCGTTATACACAAATGCCTTTGATGGATGCCATAATAGGTTATGGCTATGGGCGCGACGGACACAAACTTGTCAGTTCTGCTGCCGATTATTATGACCGTCCTATGGTTGGAGCCGAAATATATGGTGCAATAAAGGACAAGGTGTTCGATGCTGATATGATGTTCCGTATAGCTATGGAAACATTTGCCCGTGGAGCCAATTTTATTGTACCTCATGGAATGTGGTATAAGGATAAGGTTGGAATTCCTCCGCTTATTTCCATACATAATCCAAAACTGGAAGGAAAACTACCGGAATACAGTGAGTATATAGGTCGTATGTCATACATTTTGCGTGGTGGAAGGAGAGTGGCAGATATAGCATTGCTATATCCAATTTCCGATTTGCAGGGCTTTTTCCGTTTTCAGGCTGAAGAGAATATACGTCCAGGACATTGGATATCAGGATATACCAACTATACTCGTATAGGCGATATGCTCACTGAAGATATACATTGTGATTTTACTTTCGTGCATCCTGAGTTGTTGTTGACTGATAAATATTCGATTTCTGATGGTAAACTGAAACTTATGAACACAGAAAATTATCAGGATTATGAAATCTTGATAATGCCTGCCCAGAAAGTAATGTCGGTTGAGACACTGGTAAAGGTAAAGGAATTTTATGATGCAGGAGGTAAGATTATTGCAGTAGGAAAGCTTCCGTCAATATCGTCAGAGAATGGTAGAAACGGTGAATTGTTGAAACTTGTTTCTGAAGTTTTCGGCGATATGTCGCAGGCATCATATAAATATGGAATTTCAGTGAATGATAATTTCAATAATGGAAAAGCTGTTTTCTTGCCGGAATTGACAAATGATGGATTAAATTATGCTTTAGAACTTACAAAAACAGCGAAAGATGTCATTTTAGGCGGTTTCCCTGATTTGAATAGTTCAGAAGGTTGTTTGTCTTATATACATAAGAACAAGGAAGGACGTGATTTTTATTTCTTTGCCAATTCTACAGATAGACCTATAGATACAGAAGTGTCGTTAAGAGGTAAGATGACATTAGAATTATGGAATCCATATACCGGTGAAATAACCCCCGTTAGCGATGTTTTATATAAAGAAAAGAATGGTCAGCTTTATTCTTGTTTTAATCTTAAGCTTGACAGCATTGACTCTGTTGTTATTGTTGGAAAATAA
- a CDS encoding sulfatase, protein MEKIIGSCCAATALLALVSSCTEEQKRPNIICIVCEDISPMVGCFGDKVAVTPNLDEFSKSAIRFTNVHSNIGVSSPSRYALITGRYPMADGANYMRTLGSPDQKPEGVQPYSVIVNPDVKCYTEYLRKAGYYCTNNAKTDYQFTTPATAWDECGTDAHWKNRPEGMPFFSIFNIEVTHESRVWRRTNEKLSVNPSDIVVPPYYPDNDIVRHDMAVAYSNITEMDKMFKKLVDELKEANVYDNTIIIWYSDNGGPLPHHKREIYDRGTNVPFMISFPDGYKAGTVSDRLVGFVDIPATILSLAEIKAPDYMHGVPFLGKYASKEKRQYVYGGRDRLDECIDKQGYIRDKRYRYVRNYYPGTPVYLDVKFRLSMPMMNNILELNRDSRLDSIQASFFDNKRLGEELYDLEKDPYELNNIVNDKSYSSVLERLRKDYDSWIETYVPDWFIPEKDNIKRILPDGKQPFAAAPEFSMKDGLVTICSQTEGASINYRIVEENGNKGRWMIYSSPVQLKNNENIEAVSARIGYKNSKIVAFK, encoded by the coding sequence ATGGAAAAAATTATAGGAAGTTGCTGTGCAGCTACAGCTTTGCTGGCTCTTGTTTCATCATGTACAGAGGAACAGAAAAGGCCTAACATTATTTGTATAGTATGCGAAGATATTAGTCCGATGGTTGGATGTTTCGGCGATAAAGTGGCTGTAACTCCAAATTTGGATGAGTTTTCAAAAAGTGCAATTAGGTTTACAAATGTACATTCCAATATCGGTGTAAGTTCTCCTAGCCGTTATGCGCTCATTACCGGCCGTTATCCGATGGCCGACGGAGCAAATTATATGCGGACTTTAGGTAGCCCTGACCAAAAGCCGGAGGGAGTACAACCATATAGTGTGATTGTAAACCCTGATGTGAAATGTTATACAGAGTATTTGCGAAAGGCAGGCTATTATTGCACAAATAATGCAAAGACAGATTATCAGTTCACCACCCCGGCTACAGCATGGGATGAGTGTGGAACGGATGCACATTGGAAGAACAGACCGGAAGGTATGCCATTTTTTTCAATCTTTAATATAGAGGTTACACACGAAAGTAGAGTATGGCGAAGAACGAACGAGAAACTTTCCGTAAATCCGTCCGATATCGTTGTTCCGCCATATTATCCTGATAATGATATAGTACGTCACGATATGGCAGTTGCGTATTCCAATATCACAGAGATGGATAAAATGTTCAAGAAGCTGGTTGATGAACTTAAAGAGGCTAATGTGTATGACAATACAATAATCATCTGGTATTCAGATAATGGTGGTCCACTGCCACATCATAAAAGGGAAATATATGATAGAGGTACCAATGTTCCTTTCATGATAAGTTTTCCGGATGGATATAAGGCGGGAACAGTTTCAGATCGCCTTGTCGGATTTGTTGATATACCTGCTACAATATTATCTTTAGCCGAAATAAAAGCTCCCGACTATATGCATGGAGTACCTTTTCTGGGTAAATATGCTTCGAAAGAAAAAAGACAATATGTATATGGAGGAAGAGACAGGTTGGATGAATGTATTGATAAGCAAGGATATATCCGTGATAAAAGATACCGGTATGTCAGAAACTATTATCCTGGAACTCCTGTGTATCTTGATGTGAAATTCCGTCTTAGTATGCCAATGATGAATAATATTCTTGAATTGAATAGGGACTCGCGCCTGGATAGTATTCAAGCCTCATTCTTTGATAACAAACGTCTTGGAGAGGAATTGTATGATCTTGAAAAAGATCCTTATGAATTGAATAATATTGTAAATGACAAGTCCTATAGCAGTGTATTGGAACGGCTGAGGAAAGATTATGACAGTTGGATTGAAACGTATGTTCCAGACTGGTTCATTCCCGAAAAGGATAATATTAAAAGAATCTTGCCTGACGGAAAACAGCCGTTTGCAGCAGCTCCAGAATTTTCTATGAAAGATGGATTGGTTACTATATGTTCCCAAACGGAGGGTGCTTCTATCAATTATAGAATAGTTGAAGAGAATGGCAATAAAGGCAGGTGGATGATATACTCATCGCCTGTTCAGTTGAAAAATAATGAGAATATAGAGGCGGTAAGTGCACGTATTGGTTATAAAAACAGTAAGATCGTAGCTTTTAAGTAA
- a CDS encoding polysaccharide lyase 8 family protein — MKISFLIVLLFVSISNMFPKSEISVVKQNFQEIYLDDVTGSPLMRELVQHQPGFIISDRVVMELQQRVPFDRDRIERYIKNLSKDGSWADINYNDTKRSGWDPRLHPERILEMVKAFMSPGVEYYKSPALEKTIHSAMDYWFKAGLKCSNWYYNEIGVPRTLGTAFILFDEYLTADERVNAVRIMENSKFGMTGQNKVWLAGNVMMRAVLQNDLNLVKQARDIIVSEITKGGLEGIKDDWSFHQHGPQQQFGNYGLAYIYTMSLFSGIFADTSLAFSNEQLRILSTLLTEGYQWIIWNGKMDISALGRQLFSSAPLHKALSLAFAANSLSGDVSSILMSNCFSDDNSFVGHKHFWQSDYTVSRRHDWMATLKMSSQRVIGVESLNGDNMRGYYMADGALYVYKDSSEYYDIFPLWDWRRLPGVTAYLDDNSPMPQPDKKDKYTNRTNFVGGLSDGKNGISAMLLRKDGLSADKFWFFADSAIVCFGTGIESDSTLQVVTSIEQCWEKGKVQVYRGAEPISFKEGAEYDMNDLKILHNGLGYLFFQNEGKCIIDAAKVKGNWHDIMQMYPEETVSGNVFSIYLNHGKCPENVSYSYMIIPGADSDLLRNFNRDAYCILSNDRNIQSVIHNDVCWAAVKNPSTLDLSVSVSVNFLTAGLYRIEIHNGKVYSVMYSDPTQQLDTVSFLINNRKFTSQLPIGVMKGTVVHVSLANKK, encoded by the coding sequence ATGAAGATATCATTTCTGATAGTATTGCTGTTTGTTTCAATTTCTAATATGTTCCCTAAATCTGAGATTTCTGTAGTCAAACAGAATTTTCAGGAAATTTATCTGGATGATGTCACCGGCTCTCCGCTTATGCGAGAGCTGGTACAACATCAGCCGGGATTTATTATATCCGACCGTGTGGTTATGGAACTTCAGCAGCGTGTACCTTTCGACAGAGATCGCATTGAAAGATACATAAAGAATCTTAGTAAAGACGGTTCATGGGCAGATATAAATTATAATGACACCAAACGTTCCGGTTGGGACCCTCGTTTGCATCCGGAAAGAATACTGGAGATGGTAAAAGCCTTTATGAGTCCTGGTGTGGAATATTATAAATCGCCTGCTCTTGAAAAGACCATTCACAGTGCTATGGACTATTGGTTCAAGGCAGGATTGAAGTGCTCTAACTGGTATTATAATGAGATAGGTGTACCACGTACCTTAGGTACTGCGTTTATACTTTTTGACGAATATCTTACGGCTGACGAACGAGTCAATGCCGTGAGGATTATGGAAAACTCCAAATTTGGAATGACCGGACAGAATAAAGTATGGCTTGCCGGCAATGTAATGATGAGGGCTGTTTTGCAGAATGATTTAAATCTTGTGAAACAGGCACGTGATATTATAGTGTCAGAGATAACTAAAGGAGGGCTTGAAGGAATAAAAGACGACTGGAGTTTCCACCAGCACGGACCACAACAGCAGTTTGGCAATTATGGTTTGGCATACATCTATACCATGAGTCTTTTCTCCGGTATTTTTGCCGATACTTCACTTGCCTTTTCAAATGAGCAACTCCGGATACTTTCAACTCTGCTTACAGAAGGCTATCAGTGGATTATATGGAACGGAAAGATGGATATCAGCGCCTTGGGCAGGCAGCTCTTTTCTTCCGCACCGCTTCACAAGGCTCTGAGTCTGGCATTTGCGGCAAACAGTCTTTCCGGTGATGTTTCTTCCATTCTTATGTCCAATTGTTTTTCAGACGATAATTCATTTGTTGGTCATAAACATTTCTGGCAGTCGGATTATACAGTTTCGCGTCGTCATGACTGGATGGCGACACTTAAAATGTCATCGCAAAGGGTGATAGGAGTGGAGTCTCTAAATGGTGACAATATGCGTGGGTACTATATGGCAGATGGTGCCCTTTATGTTTATAAAGACTCTTCGGAATATTATGATATATTCCCGTTGTGGGATTGGAGGCGCTTGCCCGGTGTGACTGCATATCTTGACGATAATTCTCCAATGCCACAGCCGGACAAGAAAGATAAATACACTAACAGAACAAATTTTGTGGGAGGGTTGTCTGATGGTAAAAACGGTATAAGTGCTATGCTGTTGCGTAAGGACGGACTGAGTGCCGATAAATTCTGGTTCTTTGCCGATTCTGCAATAGTCTGTTTCGGAACGGGAATAGAGTCTGATTCCACCCTACAGGTTGTTACATCTATAGAGCAATGTTGGGAAAAAGGAAAAGTACAAGTGTATCGTGGGGCTGAGCCGATATCATTCAAAGAAGGGGCAGAATATGACATGAATGATTTGAAGATTCTTCATAATGGTTTAGGTTACCTTTTCTTTCAGAATGAAGGAAAATGTATTATTGATGCAGCCAAAGTAAAGGGAAACTGGCATGACATAATGCAGATGTATCCTGAAGAAACAGTTTCCGGCAACGTTTTTTCTATTTATCTTAATCATGGCAAATGTCCCGAAAACGTATCATATTCTTATATGATAATACCGGGTGCCGATTCGGACTTGTTGAGAAACTTCAATCGTGACGCATATTGTATATTGAGTAACGACCGTAACATTCAGTCTGTTATACATAATGATGTATGTTGGGCTGCAGTCAAGAATCCTTCTACACTCGATTTATCAGTTTCGGTTTCTGTTAATTTCCTGACTGCAGGACTTTACCGTATTGAAATTCATAATGGCAAGGTCTATTCTGTAATGTATTCCGACCCTACACAACAGCTTGATACTGTTTCTTTTCTTATAAATAATAGGAAGTTCACGTCACAGTTACCAATAGGTGTGATGAAAGGAACTGTTGTTCATGTTTCATTAGCAAATAAAAAATAA
- a CDS encoding cupin domain-containing protein, with protein MKKTRSETFIHENKVEWENIGDGVKRQILGYDGQVMMVKIKAEKKGPVGVEHAHYHSQATFVSSGKFEFTIGDEKKIVSAGDGMYMEPDVRHSCICIEPGVIVDCFSPSREDFLKNR; from the coding sequence ATGAAGAAAACCAGAAGTGAGACATTTATCCATGAAAATAAAGTAGAATGGGAAAACATAGGTGACGGGGTTAAGCGTCAGATTCTCGGATATGATGGTCAGGTAATGATGGTTAAGATAAAGGCTGAGAAAAAAGGTCCTGTAGGTGTAGAACATGCACACTACCATTCGCAAGCAACATTCGTGTCAAGCGGTAAGTTTGAGTTTACCATCGGTGATGAAAAGAAAATAGTTTCTGCAGGCGATGGTATGTATATGGAACCCGATGTTCGTCATAGTTGTATTTGTATTGAACCAGGGGTAATTGTAGATTGCTTTTCGCCTTCAAGAGAAGATTTTCTGAAAAATAGGTAA
- a CDS encoding nitroreductase family protein — MEAIELLKERRSVRKYKNETVSRELMTEIVKLSQFAPSWSNYQIARYNIIDNKSLIEKITDNCVLGFIYNIKTLKRANGVVVLSYVVGESGSLKGKVEGIDDEDEDKSNWECFDAGLACQQFCLSTYAKGVATCILGVIDNDSIAKIIGLPENEKVAALIVYGYEDGEHHSAPLRKPTDEIIRFID, encoded by the coding sequence ATGGAAGCAATAGAATTATTAAAAGAAAGACGAAGTGTAAGAAAGTACAAGAATGAAACAGTATCAAGGGAACTTATGACTGAAATAGTCAAATTGAGTCAGTTTGCTCCTTCATGGTCTAATTATCAGATCGCACGCTACAATATTATAGACAATAAATCCCTAATAGAGAAAATTACTGACAATTGCGTTCTGGGCTTCATATATAATATAAAGACTCTGAAAAGAGCAAATGGGGTTGTAGTACTCAGCTATGTTGTAGGTGAGAGTGGCTCATTGAAGGGTAAAGTAGAAGGAATAGATGATGAGGATGAAGATAAATCAAATTGGGAGTGCTTTGATGCCGGATTGGCATGCCAGCAATTTTGTTTGTCGACCTATGCTAAAGGTGTTGCTACATGTATTCTTGGGGTGATTGATAATGATTCTATAGCAAAAATAATCGGGTTGCCGGAGAATGAAAAAGTTGCTGCACTTATAGTATATGGATATGAGGATGGTGAACATCACTCTGCACCACTACGCAAGCCTACGGATGAGATTATTAGATTTATAGATTAA